A genome region from Altererythrobacter aquiaggeris includes the following:
- a CDS encoding DUF1761 domain-containing protein yields MFDVNWLTIVLGAAAGFLVGGLWYGPVMGKKWMGAVGLTEEQIKQGNVGLIYGLTFAFSLLASWTLAHTYASYAYEIGFSGKVMLSWGVAAGFVIPALGTNYLFSQKSKTLFFIDAGYWMLFYLAMGAVHAWLG; encoded by the coding sequence GTGTTCGATGTAAATTGGTTGACGATCGTACTGGGCGCTGCAGCAGGCTTCCTCGTAGGCGGCCTTTGGTACGGCCCGGTCATGGGAAAAAAATGGATGGGCGCGGTCGGGCTGACGGAAGAACAAATCAAACAAGGTAATGTAGGCCTGATTTACGGTCTGACTTTCGCATTTTCGCTGCTCGCAAGCTGGACGCTCGCCCATACCTACGCAAGTTACGCTTATGAAATCGGCTTTTCCGGCAAGGTAATGCTATCCTGGGGTGTTGCTGCGGGGTTCGTCATACCGGCACTGGGAACCAATTATCTGTTTTCCCAGAAGAGCAAAACACTGTTTTTCATCGACGCCGGCTACTGGATGTTGTTTTATCTCGCGATGGGCGCTGTCCACGCCTGGCTAGGCTGA
- a CDS encoding potassium channel family protein — MLPKRKVPRAYRGSGFQPLRRGLKVPVWADLGIRLGLALFLITVVVMIHWWDRSGLVDNLDGEISFLDVVYFTMISITTTGFGDIAPISDRARLVEAVIVTPIRFAVFFIFVGTAYNFIIKHSWEKYRMSRIQEQLEGHLVVLGFGVSGSEAVGELIERGTDPSDIVVIDPSEERLAEAESLGCNVMVGDATRDQTLRAVRIDKAKNVLVSAGRDDTSILLVLTVRHMAPDVPISVVVRANDNELLARQAGANNVINPVRFTGLLLAGSAKGAHIAEYLADLASVTGRVQLVEREITEEEFGGSITELKSGGRGLRVYRQGKALGFWEDACTNLQAGDIIVEIVPTPNGNSHGDGEGQD; from the coding sequence ATGTTGCCTAAACGAAAAGTGCCGCGCGCATATCGCGGCTCTGGTTTCCAGCCGCTCAGACGGGGGCTGAAAGTCCCGGTATGGGCTGATCTGGGCATCCGCCTCGGGCTGGCGCTTTTCCTGATCACGGTCGTTGTGATGATCCACTGGTGGGACCGCAGCGGACTTGTCGACAATCTCGATGGCGAAATCAGCTTTCTCGATGTCGTCTATTTCACGATGATTTCTATCACCACGACCGGGTTTGGCGATATCGCCCCCATCAGTGACCGCGCCAGGCTGGTCGAAGCGGTCATCGTGACGCCTATCCGCTTCGCTGTGTTCTTCATTTTCGTGGGCACCGCCTATAATTTCATTATCAAGCACAGTTGGGAGAAATATCGCATGTCCCGCATTCAGGAACAGCTCGAGGGACATCTGGTCGTCCTTGGCTTCGGTGTCAGCGGGTCGGAAGCGGTCGGCGAACTGATAGAACGCGGCACAGACCCCAGCGACATCGTCGTGATTGACCCTAGCGAAGAGCGATTGGCAGAAGCGGAATCGCTGGGCTGCAACGTGATGGTGGGAGACGCCACACGTGACCAGACACTGAGAGCGGTGCGTATCGACAAAGCCAAGAATGTGCTGGTCAGTGCGGGCCGGGACGATACTTCGATTCTGCTGGTGCTAACGGTGCGCCACATGGCGCCTGACGTTCCGATCAGCGTAGTCGTACGCGCTAATGATAATGAACTGCTTGCCCGCCAAGCCGGCGCAAACAATGTAATCAATCCTGTTCGGTTTACCGGCCTACTGCTCGCCGGTTCCGCAAAAGGGGCGCATATTGCCGAATATCTCGCCGACCTCGCTTCTGTCACGGGCCGCGTCCAACTGGTCGAACGCGAAATTACCGAAGAAGAGTTTGGCGGCTCGATAACCGAGCTCAAGTCCGGCGGGCGTGGTCTGCGGGTTTACCGCCAGGGAAAAGCACTCGGCTTCTGGGAAGATGCCTGCACAAATCTTCAGGCAGGCGATATCATCGTTGAAATCGTCCCGACGCCAAACGGCAATTCACACGGTGACGGAGAGGGGCAAGACTGA
- a CDS encoding M23 family metallopeptidase, with amino-acid sequence MKRLAIAMAALLLVAAGDPATETEHVVKAGETLGGIANRSGVSLAAIAAANGLTEPYSVKKGQKLFIPRQRTHTVRSGETAMGIARKYHVPFSQLSIANGLKETGAIRTGQKLIIPAVISAERMASIPIPDTPEEPYFRRPHDGRVMSGFQRKAAGGGHDGIDFEAKTGDMVRAAATGTVIFAGAEPARFGRLVVIDHGRGWHTAYGHLSRITVTKGETIRAGERLGLAGNAGVATRPELHFEIRKHGKPVNPAPKLPKRTEG; translated from the coding sequence ATGAAACGCCTCGCCATTGCCATGGCTGCGCTTCTGCTGGTCGCTGCGGGTGATCCGGCGACGGAAACCGAACACGTTGTGAAGGCGGGTGAAACGCTCGGCGGGATAGCCAACCGCAGCGGCGTTTCATTGGCGGCGATAGCTGCGGCAAACGGCCTGACCGAACCTTATTCGGTGAAAAAGGGCCAGAAACTTTTCATACCGCGCCAACGAACACACACGGTCAGATCCGGCGAGACTGCGATGGGGATTGCTCGCAAGTATCACGTCCCGTTTTCCCAGCTATCGATTGCAAATGGATTGAAGGAAACCGGAGCAATCCGGACAGGGCAGAAGTTGATTATCCCGGCGGTCATTTCGGCCGAACGCATGGCTTCGATTCCGATCCCGGATACACCGGAAGAACCCTATTTCCGGCGTCCGCACGATGGCCGGGTTATGTCTGGTTTCCAACGAAAGGCCGCAGGCGGGGGGCACGATGGGATCGATTTCGAAGCTAAGACGGGTGACATGGTTCGCGCGGCAGCGACCGGCACTGTCATATTCGCCGGCGCTGAACCGGCCCGCTTTGGCCGCCTGGTGGTGATCGATCATGGGCGCGGCTGGCACACCGCTTACGGGCATTTGTCGAGAATCACAGTAACAAAAGGCGAGACGATCCGTGCGGGCGAACGGCTGGGGCTGGCCGGCAACGCTGGAGTTGCCACGAGGCCCGAACTGCACTTTGAAATCCGCAAGCACGGCAAGCCGGTGAATCCGGCTCCCAAATTGCCAAAACGGACCGAAGGCTGA
- the surE gene encoding 5'/3'-nucleotidase SurE gives MRVLLTNDDGINAPGFAVLEEIARTISDDVWICAPAEEQSGAGHSLTLNEPVRLRKQGEKRFAVTGTPTDAVMLGLRTVFDAPPDLILSGVNRGANLGDDITYSGTVSAAMEGALAGIRSIALSQVLSRDGGPDDFAAARAWGEKVLRPLLDMNFAERSLVNINFPPRAAMDVKGVRVVKQGFHDYSRGSVVEGRDPRGLKYYWFGLHAIEHTPDHGTDLEAIADGYIAVTPLRPELTHEASLASLSERYAS, from the coding sequence ATGCGCGTTCTGCTCACCAATGACGACGGGATAAATGCGCCGGGCTTCGCAGTGCTCGAGGAAATTGCCCGCACAATCAGCGACGATGTGTGGATCTGTGCGCCCGCTGAAGAACAGTCGGGTGCCGGTCACTCGCTAACGCTGAACGAGCCTGTCAGGCTGCGCAAGCAAGGCGAAAAACGCTTTGCTGTCACAGGCACTCCGACTGACGCGGTCATGCTGGGGTTGAGGACTGTGTTCGATGCGCCGCCCGACCTGATCCTGTCGGGCGTCAATCGCGGCGCCAATCTGGGCGATGACATCACTTATTCGGGCACAGTATCGGCGGCAATGGAAGGCGCGCTTGCGGGTATTCGGTCGATCGCATTAAGCCAGGTTCTCAGCCGCGATGGAGGGCCGGATGATTTTGCCGCAGCCCGCGCTTGGGGCGAGAAAGTGCTTCGTCCGCTGCTTGACATGAATTTTGCAGAACGCTCGCTGGTCAATATCAATTTCCCGCCGCGGGCGGCAATGGACGTAAAGGGCGTCCGCGTAGTCAAACAGGGCTTCCATGATTATTCGCGTGGTTCGGTTGTCGAAGGGCGCGATCCGCGCGGGCTGAAATATTACTGGTTCGGGCTCCACGCGATTGAGCATACGCCGGACCACGGCACTGATCTGGAAGCGATTGCAGATGGTTACATTGCGGTCACGCCGCTAAGGCCTGAATTGACGCACGAGGCATCGCTGGCCTCGCTCAGCGAAAGGTACGCCTCATGA
- the serS gene encoding serine--tRNA ligase yields the protein MHDLKYIRDNPETFDAALSRRGTEPISATIIELDAAHRALSTKVQEGQARRNEASKAIGAAMGKGDKATADRLKAEVAELKQTMPALEAEEKEIGARLFDLLARLPNLPADDVPDGEDEADNVEVSIWGDKRNFDFAPMEHADIGPALGMDFETGASLSGARFTFLRGQMARLHRAIGQFMLDRQSGVNGYTECAPPVLVLDRAMYGTDKLPKFSEDSFQTTDGHWLIPTAEVSLTASSQNQILDTTTLPIRMTALTQCFRSEAGSAGKDTRGFIRQHQFEKVELVSIVKPEDSEAEHERMTRAAEGVLVALALPYRKVLLCTGDMGFGARKTYDLEVWLPGQNAFREISSCSNTGDFQARRMNTRFKPEGEKKTVFPHTLNGSGLAVGRTLVAVIENYQQADGSVTVPDVLAPYMGGITRLEPAV from the coding sequence ATGCACGACCTCAAATATATCCGGGACAACCCCGAAACGTTCGACGCCGCCCTTTCCCGCCGCGGAACGGAGCCGATTTCAGCCACTATCATCGAATTGGACGCAGCGCACCGCGCGCTATCTACGAAGGTGCAAGAGGGGCAAGCCCGCCGGAACGAAGCCAGCAAGGCCATCGGCGCAGCAATGGGTAAAGGCGACAAAGCGACGGCAGACAGACTGAAAGCCGAGGTTGCAGAATTAAAGCAGACGATGCCCGCGCTGGAGGCTGAAGAAAAAGAAATCGGCGCCAGGCTGTTCGATTTGCTTGCCCGATTACCCAACCTGCCAGCTGATGACGTGCCGGATGGCGAAGATGAGGCTGACAATGTCGAAGTCTCGATCTGGGGCGACAAGCGCAATTTTGACTTTGCGCCCATGGAGCACGCAGATATCGGGCCCGCGCTGGGTATGGATTTCGAAACCGGGGCAAGCCTTTCGGGTGCCCGATTTACATTTCTGCGTGGCCAGATGGCGCGATTGCACAGGGCAATCGGACAATTTATGCTCGACCGCCAATCGGGCGTGAACGGATATACCGAATGCGCCCCGCCCGTGCTGGTGCTGGACCGGGCCATGTATGGCACCGACAAATTACCCAAGTTCTCAGAGGATTCCTTTCAGACAACCGACGGTCATTGGCTCATCCCGACCGCCGAAGTGAGTTTGACAGCTTCTTCGCAAAACCAGATTCTGGACACGACCACGCTACCCATCCGCATGACTGCACTCACACAATGCTTTCGCAGCGAAGCCGGTTCAGCGGGCAAGGACACACGCGGTTTCATCCGGCAACACCAGTTCGAGAAAGTCGAACTGGTCAGCATCGTAAAACCGGAGGACAGCGAAGCCGAACATGAGCGTATGACCAGAGCGGCCGAAGGTGTTCTGGTAGCGTTGGCCCTGCCCTATCGTAAAGTGCTGCTTTGCACGGGCGATATGGGGTTTGGCGCTCGCAAGACCTATGATCTGGAGGTGTGGCTACCCGGTCAGAATGCCTTCCGAGAGATTTCGTCATGCTCCAACACTGGCGATTTTCAGGCGCGACGCATGAATACGCGCTTCAAGCCCGAGGGCGAAAAAAAGACTGTCTTCCCGCATACGCTGAATGGATCGGGGCTTGCGGTAGGCCGCACTTTGGTTGCAGTAATTGAAAACTACCAACAGGCTGACGGTTCCGTCACAGTGCCGGATGTGCTCGCGCCCTATATGGGCGGAATAACCAGACTGGAGCCTGCCGTATAA
- the sppA gene encoding signal peptide peptidase SppA, translated as MAFAGKVWRLLVGIKDGLSLIFLLLFFTLLFGILTSRPNPGQVRDGALLLELKGSVVEEKSQIDALGALLSGTVPPGEFQARDLVHALERAATDDRIKAVVLDLNLFLGGGQVHLTEIGEALDRVRKADKPVLVWATAYTDDSMMLAAHATEVWADPLGGVIIAGPGGERLYYGALLDRLKINARVYKVGTYKSAVEPYGRNDMSQPARENYEALYGALWEEWQANVKKARPAAKLDLVTKTPADWVAASKGDLGTAALAAGLVDKLGTRIEFGDRVTELAGKDSWDDTPGAYANTELDTWLADNVPVTPGKAIGVITIDGEIVDGDAGPGTAGGDRIAELLDDALGDDLAALVVRVNSPGGSVFASEEIRRAIMRHKDKKIPVVVSMANVAASGGYWVATPADRIFAEPETVTGSIGIFAVIPTFEDALAEWGVNGDGVRTTPLSGQPDLLTGFTPEVDAILQSTVEDGYNDFLTRVSKSRNMTTAQVDAVAQGRVWDGGTARQLGLVDQYGGLNDALVWAASQANLAEGDWHARFLGGDVPMFDSLLRQMMTGDDAEARVGNDIFGLIAKRQQALTNTLASDLERLLGGRGMQAYCLECPAEPVAIDQSDAGLIGRFMRMVSN; from the coding sequence ATGGCGTTTGCGGGCAAGGTATGGCGGCTTCTGGTCGGCATAAAAGACGGGCTGAGCCTGATATTCCTGCTGCTTTTTTTCACGCTTCTGTTCGGTATCCTTACGTCCCGACCTAATCCCGGCCAGGTTCGCGACGGCGCGCTTCTGCTCGAACTGAAAGGTTCTGTTGTCGAGGAAAAATCGCAGATCGATGCACTTGGAGCGTTGCTTTCAGGAACTGTCCCACCGGGTGAATTTCAGGCGCGAGATCTGGTCCATGCGCTCGAGCGTGCGGCTACCGATGACCGGATCAAAGCGGTGGTGCTCGACCTCAACCTGTTCCTTGGCGGCGGCCAGGTGCATCTCACGGAAATAGGCGAGGCGCTCGACCGGGTGCGCAAAGCCGATAAACCTGTGCTGGTATGGGCCACGGCTTATACCGACGATTCAATGATGCTCGCCGCACATGCGACCGAAGTCTGGGCCGACCCGCTAGGTGGGGTGATCATCGCGGGGCCAGGCGGGGAACGCTTGTATTACGGGGCTTTGCTTGATCGCCTGAAGATCAATGCCCGCGTCTATAAGGTCGGCACTTACAAATCTGCGGTCGAACCTTATGGCCGCAACGACATGTCGCAGCCTGCGCGGGAAAATTACGAGGCTCTTTATGGTGCATTGTGGGAAGAGTGGCAGGCCAACGTGAAGAAAGCCCGCCCTGCAGCCAAGCTGGATCTCGTGACAAAAACACCGGCAGACTGGGTCGCGGCAAGCAAGGGCGATCTGGGGACTGCTGCGCTGGCAGCTGGCCTGGTGGACAAGCTTGGCACGCGCATCGAATTTGGAGACCGGGTAACCGAACTTGCGGGCAAGGATAGCTGGGATGATACGCCGGGTGCCTATGCAAATACCGAACTGGATACCTGGCTGGCTGACAATGTACCGGTCACACCAGGCAAAGCGATCGGAGTTATCACCATCGACGGCGAAATCGTTGACGGTGACGCCGGACCCGGCACTGCAGGGGGCGACCGGATAGCCGAATTGCTCGACGATGCGCTAGGCGATGATCTGGCTGCATTGGTGGTCCGGGTCAATTCGCCGGGCGGATCGGTGTTTGCAAGCGAAGAAATCCGCCGGGCGATCATGCGTCACAAAGACAAAAAAATCCCGGTTGTCGTCTCGATGGCCAATGTCGCAGCAAGCGGCGGCTACTGGGTGGCGACACCTGCCGACCGGATATTCGCCGAGCCCGAAACGGTTACCGGATCGATCGGCATTTTTGCAGTCATCCCGACTTTCGAGGATGCCTTGGCAGAATGGGGCGTAAATGGTGACGGCGTTCGCACCACGCCATTGTCCGGACAGCCTGATTTGCTGACCGGCTTTACGCCCGAAGTTGACGCCATCCTGCAAAGCACGGTCGAGGACGGATACAATGATTTCCTCACGCGAGTTTCAAAAAGCCGCAATATGACAACCGCACAAGTCGATGCAGTTGCGCAGGGCCGTGTCTGGGACGGCGGAACTGCGCGCCAGCTTGGCTTGGTCGATCAATATGGCGGGCTGAATGATGCGCTAGTCTGGGCAGCATCACAGGCCAATCTGGCAGAGGGAGACTGGCACGCCAGATTTTTGGGCGGCGATGTGCCTATGTTCGATTCTCTGCTGCGTCAGATGATGACCGGAGATGATGCCGAAGCGCGGGTCGGAAATGATATATTCGGCCTGATCGCCAAGCGTCAGCAGGCGTTGACGAATACTTTAGCAAGTGATCTTGAACGGTTGCTTGGAGGTCGGGGTATGCAGGCCTATTGCCTTGAATGTCCGGCAGAACCGGTGGCAATCGACCAGTCGGACGCCGGATTGATCGGACGGTTCATGAGAATGGTTTCCAACTAA
- a CDS encoding aspartate carbamoyltransferase catalytic subunit — protein MTSTQTPSQSGRYPAGGEAFPHRDLLGIAQLERHEILFLLDEAEQWVELNRQPSKHADELAGLTIINAFFENSTRTLLSFEIAGKRLGADVVNMHAAQSSVKKGETLIDTAITLNAMRADAIVIRHGSSGAVALIADKVDCPVLNAGDGQHEHPTQGLLDALALRHALRQRGESAEDFTGLKITICGDILHSRVARSNILCLTALGAQVTCCAPPGLMPQGIDAMGVVATHTFAAAIAGAEVVMMLRLQTERMEGQFIPSAREYHHLYGLTQKRLALASDDALVMHPGPMNRGVEIDSEVADMIGRSIITRQVEMGVALRMACLDVLTRRGRGIAGWSSAGPKGK, from the coding sequence ATGACATCGACGCAAACTCCATCGCAATCCGGCCGTTATCCAGCGGGGGGAGAGGCCTTCCCGCACCGCGACTTGCTGGGAATTGCCCAGTTGGAGCGTCATGAAATCCTGTTCCTGCTCGATGAAGCTGAACAATGGGTCGAGCTTAACCGCCAGCCATCCAAACACGCCGACGAACTGGCTGGGCTCACAATCATCAATGCGTTCTTTGAAAATTCGACCCGCACACTGCTTAGTTTTGAGATCGCGGGCAAGCGATTGGGCGCGGATGTCGTCAATATGCATGCCGCGCAGTCGTCAGTCAAAAAAGGTGAAACGCTGATCGACACTGCCATCACGCTCAATGCAATGCGGGCCGATGCAATCGTAATCCGGCATGGCAGTTCCGGGGCGGTAGCGCTGATTGCAGACAAGGTCGATTGTCCGGTGCTCAATGCCGGTGACGGGCAGCATGAACACCCGACGCAAGGTTTGCTCGATGCCTTGGCGCTCCGTCACGCGCTGAGGCAGCGCGGGGAGTCCGCAGAGGACTTCACCGGTCTCAAGATTACGATTTGCGGCGACATTCTGCATAGCCGTGTGGCGCGGTCCAACATCCTGTGCCTGACAGCGCTGGGCGCACAGGTGACTTGCTGCGCGCCTCCCGGCCTGATGCCGCAAGGGATCGACGCGATGGGCGTTGTGGCCACACACACATTCGCAGCTGCCATTGCGGGCGCGGAAGTTGTCATGATGCTACGGCTTCAGACCGAACGGATGGAGGGCCAATTCATTCCGTCTGCCCGCGAATACCATCATCTTTACGGCCTGACACAGAAGCGACTGGCTTTGGCATCTGATGATGCGCTGGTTATGCACCCCGGGCCGATGAATCGCGGGGTGGAAATCGATAGCGAAGTGGCCGACATGATCGGGCGTTCGATCATTACGCGGCAAGTGGAGATGGGCGTTGCGCTGCGGATGGCGTGTCTTGATGTGCTCACCAGACGCGGACGCGGCATAGCCGGTTGGTCCAGTGCAGGACCAAAGGGGAAGTGA
- a CDS encoding dihydroorotase yields MRQASPLIITGGRLITPDGVKEGALRLDGGLIAALGDVAPQADDEIFDAKGAFIAPGIVDVGVFSIDKAACHFGGITRAALMPDQSPPLDYRARIQYAAYSGKPDLWVHPLAAATRGLKGRELAEIAMMKDAGARAVATGRKWVGDSGLMLRLLRYAAMLDMVVITHAEDAAIVGDAAATAGEMATRLGLPAAPAEAEALAVSRDIALAEMTGARVHFRQITTAAALDLVRAGKLRGINITAGVTPAHFMLSDLATANFRTFARLSPPLRNDGDRKAVIEAIGDGTIDVIASGHDPRGPEDKRLPFGDAEPGMAGAETLLTMTLTLVRDGVIDIGRAFELLATNPATLLGVPAGALAPGFEADIALVDPEKPWIVDSRKMTASAGNTPFDGQPVQGRATALFKGGVRISI; encoded by the coding sequence ATGAGGCAGGCGTCCCCGCTGATTATTACCGGAGGCAGGCTGATAACCCCTGACGGGGTCAAGGAAGGCGCGCTGCGGTTGGATGGCGGACTGATCGCTGCGCTCGGCGATGTGGCACCGCAAGCAGACGACGAAATTTTCGATGCGAAGGGCGCTTTTATCGCGCCGGGCATCGTCGATGTCGGTGTGTTCAGCATCGATAAGGCTGCTTGCCATTTCGGCGGGATTACACGCGCCGCGCTGATGCCCGACCAGTCGCCGCCACTCGATTACCGGGCGCGCATCCAATATGCAGCCTATAGCGGTAAACCCGATCTATGGGTCCATCCGCTGGCTGCGGCAACGCGCGGTCTTAAGGGGCGCGAACTGGCCGAAATCGCGATGATGAAGGATGCAGGAGCGCGCGCCGTTGCGACCGGCCGCAAATGGGTCGGCGATAGCGGCCTGATGCTGCGTCTGCTGCGCTATGCCGCCATGCTGGATATGGTCGTGATTACGCACGCAGAAGACGCCGCAATCGTTGGTGATGCAGCAGCCACTGCGGGTGAAATGGCAACCCGGCTGGGATTGCCTGCGGCTCCTGCGGAAGCCGAGGCGCTGGCGGTCAGCCGCGATATAGCACTGGCAGAGATGACTGGCGCGCGGGTGCATTTCCGGCAGATAACCACGGCTGCGGCACTTGATTTGGTCCGGGCAGGAAAGCTGCGGGGGATCAATATTACCGCTGGTGTCACGCCCGCCCATTTCATGTTATCCGATCTTGCGACCGCAAATTTCCGCACTTTTGCGCGCCTATCGCCTCCGCTCAGGAATGATGGCGACCGTAAGGCAGTGATCGAAGCCATCGGAGACGGGACAATTGACGTGATTGCATCGGGGCACGATCCGCGCGGCCCCGAAGACAAACGCCTGCCCTTCGGCGATGCTGAACCCGGTATGGCGGGCGCTGAAACTTTGCTGACAATGACGCTGACGCTGGTGCGCGACGGTGTGATCGATATTGGCCGCGCATTCGAGCTGTTGGCGACCAACCCTGCCACGCTGCTTGGCGTTCCGGCCGGAGCATTGGCTCCGGGTTTCGAAGCCGACATCGCCTTGGTCGATCCTGAAAAACCGTGGATCGTGGATTCGCGCAAAATGACTGCCAGCGCGGGAAACACACCGTTCGATGGCCAACCCGTACAGGGCAGGGCCACCGCGCTGTTCAAGGGCGGGGTCAGGATCTCGATCTGA
- a CDS encoding tetratricopeptide repeat protein yields MTQTAKRSKLMGLALTTALATSALSGCTTNAAPQSAASASKAEHALAKGATSQAIQHAEAAVLGDPRNAAFRAMLGAAYLEAGRFESAATSFDDAMSLGDTGARTALSFALAKAATGDYAKSIAVLDDWQADIAAADLGLALALSGEPDRGVQVLANALRGGENTPKVRQNLAYAYALQGNWRAARLMAAEDVPADQLDARISQWAQMAKPEDFQKRVAGLLSAPIITDSGQPLQLALVNTPSAEQMAVEAAAYSQPQVAGAAPVTGGSYAFAQPAGELPPTSDVGFVADAAIPVREVPVPVAAVSEYPAQAIATPETFEDAFDTPAPSGASPAAVLMDTVRFVNSAAVQTAPARLGATVAAERSRVADGSDTTASGDHLVQLGSFASERGAKRAWGIYAKRYPQLSQHDMVISKAIVRGKTYWRVSAAGFGKRAANSMCSTVKGQGHGCYAWAEGRPMAGAVDSGIRMARR; encoded by the coding sequence ATGACCCAGACCGCTAAACGTTCGAAATTGATGGGCCTTGCGCTCACCACCGCTCTGGCCACTTCGGCCTTGAGCGGCTGCACGACTAATGCTGCACCGCAGTCGGCTGCTTCAGCCAGCAAGGCAGAACATGCGCTTGCCAAGGGCGCGACATCGCAAGCAATCCAGCATGCCGAGGCTGCTGTTCTGGGCGATCCGCGCAACGCAGCGTTCCGCGCCATGCTGGGAGCTGCCTATCTGGAAGCTGGCAGGTTCGAATCTGCTGCAACAAGTTTCGATGATGCGATGTCGCTGGGCGATACTGGTGCCCGCACCGCTCTCAGCTTTGCCCTCGCCAAAGCCGCTACCGGCGATTACGCAAAATCAATTGCAGTGCTCGACGATTGGCAGGCTGATATTGCCGCTGCCGATCTCGGGCTGGCTCTTGCTCTGTCGGGTGAGCCGGATCGCGGTGTCCAGGTGCTCGCCAACGCCCTTCGTGGCGGCGAAAATACTCCCAAAGTTCGTCAGAATCTGGCGTATGCCTATGCGCTCCAAGGAAATTGGCGGGCCGCCAGGCTTATGGCCGCTGAAGACGTTCCGGCCGACCAGCTCGATGCGCGAATCAGCCAGTGGGCACAGATGGCCAAGCCGGAGGATTTTCAAAAACGCGTAGCAGGATTGCTCAGCGCGCCGATCATCACCGATAGCGGGCAACCCTTGCAATTGGCGCTCGTCAATACACCTTCGGCAGAACAGATGGCGGTCGAAGCGGCTGCATACTCCCAGCCGCAGGTCGCTGGCGCCGCACCGGTAACAGGCGGTAGCTATGCCTTCGCACAGCCTGCCGGTGAATTGCCGCCGACAAGTGATGTCGGCTTTGTCGCTGACGCGGCTATACCCGTACGTGAAGTGCCCGTCCCTGTAGCAGCGGTAAGCGAATATCCGGCTCAGGCAATTGCCACGCCCGAAACGTTCGAAGATGCGTTTGATACCCCTGCGCCATCGGGAGCCAGTCCTGCAGCTGTGTTGATGGACACTGTCAGATTCGTCAACAGTGCAGCCGTCCAGACCGCGCCGGCACGCCTTGGTGCTACCGTAGCGGCAGAGCGAAGCCGTGTCGCAGATGGTTCAGATACCACCGCAAGCGGTGATCATCTGGTCCAGCTTGGCTCATTCGCCAGCGAGCGCGGTGCAAAACGCGCTTGGGGTATTTATGCCAAGCGCTATCCCCAATTATCGCAGCACGATATGGTCATCAGCAAAGCCATCGTCCGCGGCAAGACCTATTGGCGCGTGTCCGCAGCCGGTTTTGGCAAGCGCGCTGCAAATTCGATGTGTTCGACCGTTAAAGGTCAGGGTCATGGCTGCTACGCCTGGGCAGAAGGGCGTCCGATGGCGGGCGCTGTCGACAGCGGCATCCGGATGGCGCGGCGCTAA
- a CDS encoding ParA family protein: MASQKGGSGKTTLSGHLAVQAQRAGAGPVVLIDIDPQGSLADWWNEREAEYPAFAQTTVARLAHDLATLRQQGFKLAVIDTPPAITLAIQSVIAVAELIVVPTRPSPHDLRAVGATVDLCDRAGKPLIFVVNAATPKAKITSEAAVALSQHGTVAPITLHHRTDFAASMIDGRTVMEVDPDGRSAQEVTALWNYVSDRLEKNFRRTVFAAPGSVQQIQGTHQRPVGGFGRRVAQ; encoded by the coding sequence ATGGCATCACAGAAGGGTGGATCGGGCAAAACGACCTTGTCCGGACACCTCGCAGTACAGGCACAGCGCGCTGGCGCCGGACCGGTCGTACTAATCGATATCGATCCACAAGGGTCGCTGGCCGACTGGTGGAATGAACGCGAAGCGGAATATCCTGCATTTGCCCAAACCACCGTAGCTCGTCTCGCCCATGATCTGGCAACCTTGCGGCAGCAGGGTTTCAAACTTGCAGTCATCGATACGCCGCCCGCTATCACCCTGGCAATCCAGTCGGTAATTGCAGTCGCTGAACTTATTGTCGTTCCGACGCGTCCCAGCCCGCACGATCTTCGTGCCGTGGGTGCGACAGTCGATCTGTGTGACCGGGCCGGCAAACCACTGATTTTCGTAGTCAATGCGGCGACCCCCAAAGCAAAGATCACATCGGAAGCTGCTGTTGCACTTTCCCAGCATGGTACAGTGGCGCCGATTACGCTGCACCACCGCACCGACTTTGCTGCTTCGATGATTGACGGGCGAACTGTCATGGAAGTCGATCCTGATGGCCGTAGCGCGCAGGAGGTGACTGCACTGTGGAATTACGTTTCCGACCGGCTTGAAAAGAATTTCCGCCGCACAGTCTTCGCTGCGCCCGGCAGCGTCCAGCAAATCCAGGGCACGCATCAGCGTCCCGTCGGTGGCTTTGGCCGCCGGGTAGCACAGTGA